A single region of the Chryseobacterium sp. 6424 genome encodes:
- a CDS encoding LolA family protein: MKNILKKFTLGIFILGASLTLSAQKIDAKAKNLLDAVANNYKSKNNVYFKFVYGTGNGRTVTKTEPGIFYSAKDKYKLKIMGTEQIFDGNKVYNISAEDQEVTIARPNGSGQMFSPLSYIEEYKKGYNVKYVGKLNVNGVNADHIKLTPTKNNGIKEVNIFINGARKQLVKLEQFGNDNSVSVIAISNYQENQKLSNSMFSFDRNLYKNYLITEL; the protein is encoded by the coding sequence ATGAAAAACATATTGAAAAAATTTACCCTCGGAATATTTATTTTAGGTGCTTCCCTTACTTTATCGGCCCAAAAAATTGATGCGAAAGCTAAAAATTTACTAGACGCGGTAGCCAATAATTATAAGTCGAAAAACAATGTTTACTTCAAGTTTGTGTACGGAACCGGCAACGGACGTACCGTAACCAAAACAGAGCCCGGCATTTTTTACTCAGCCAAAGACAAATATAAATTGAAAATCATGGGAACTGAGCAGATTTTTGACGGGAATAAAGTCTATAATATTTCTGCCGAAGACCAGGAAGTCACCATCGCAAGACCAAACGGCAGCGGGCAGATGTTTTCTCCGTTAAGTTATATTGAGGAATATAAAAAAGGCTACAATGTGAAATACGTAGGCAAATTAAATGTAAACGGTGTGAACGCAGATCATATTAAACTAACACCGACTAAAAATAACGGTATTAAAGAAGTAAACATCTTTATCAACGGTGCAAGGAAACAATTGGTGAAGCTGGAGCAGTTCGGTAACGATAATTCGGTATCGGTGATTGCCATCAGCAACTATCAGGAAAATCAAAAACTCAGTAATTCGATGTTTTCCTTTGACAGAAATCTTTATAAAAACTATCTGATTACAGAACTTTAA
- a CDS encoding GIN domain-containing protein, with product MKQLLSVLLACTLLACGKMKPEGEIESKDFRVEDFVNLDLKGKFRLFYVKSDSSFVNVETYPNILNNLNINVKDQTLSIAERRETRGTDFYNVTVYSKYDLQQVSVADSVEINISSEINTDNFRLNLKNNSKFIGSVKSRRAEVDMSDKSLANFLGSTENAVLKIADSASLLSPYWLLGNLTIDSKNGNYAEVNVRDSLKGTVKNTAKMIYYNDPIRAFKIDPTAQVQHRKLQ from the coding sequence ATGAAGCAGCTGTTATCTGTGTTATTGGCATGTACACTCCTGGCATGTGGTAAAATGAAACCCGAAGGCGAAATTGAAAGTAAAGACTTCCGTGTGGAAGATTTTGTCAATTTGGATCTGAAAGGGAAGTTCCGGCTTTTTTATGTGAAAAGCGACAGTAGCTTTGTGAATGTAGAAACGTACCCGAACATCCTCAATAATTTGAATATCAATGTAAAAGATCAGACGTTAAGCATCGCGGAGCGGCGTGAGACTCGCGGAACTGATTTTTATAACGTTACCGTGTATTCTAAATATGATCTTCAGCAGGTTTCTGTAGCAGACTCCGTAGAAATTAATATTTCAAGTGAAATAAATACCGATAATTTTCGGCTGAATTTAAAAAATAACAGTAAATTTATTGGGTCGGTTAAGTCGCGCCGCGCGGAAGTGGATATGAGTGATAAAAGCCTCGCGAATTTCTTGGGCAGCACTGAAAATGCAGTACTGAAAATAGCAGATTCAGCCAGCCTTCTTTCACCTTATTGGTTGCTCGGCAATTTGACCATCGACTCAAAAAACGGTAATTACGCAGAAGTTAACGTAAGAGATTCATTGAAAGGAACCGTTAAGAACACCGCTAAGATGATTTATTACAACGATCCGATACGTGCCTTCAAAATCGACCCAACCGCGCAGGTACAGCACAGAAAATTACAGTGA
- a CDS encoding LolA family protein: MKKLFLVFVLFVSGLAAAQTAKEIISQNIERSGGLTNWKLLNSTILQGKLTLGIKDEYPIKIYQQRPNLTKTTIVINKKKTAIEGFDGKKGYAMNYAANKLQEYPNYTPESFDTDFIDWEAKGFEAKYLGKEKIGNTYTHKVELTKNVNKTLYYFDTKTYMLIKEIKNDETLQYSDYRNVGALMMPFRIEASSAKKDSDYVITLYKIETNKVLPPNTFKF; encoded by the coding sequence ATGAAAAAGCTGTTCTTAGTATTTGTCCTCTTCGTCAGCGGACTGGCTGCCGCCCAAACTGCAAAGGAAATCATCAGTCAGAACATCGAACGCTCCGGCGGATTAACCAACTGGAAGTTACTAAACTCTACCATTCTGCAAGGCAAACTTACCTTAGGAATCAAAGATGAATATCCGATCAAGATCTATCAGCAAAGGCCCAATCTTACCAAAACCACCATCGTCATCAATAAGAAAAAAACCGCAATTGAAGGGTTTGATGGTAAAAAAGGCTACGCGATGAATTATGCGGCCAATAAACTCCAGGAATATCCTAATTATACGCCCGAAAGTTTCGATACAGATTTTATAGACTGGGAAGCCAAAGGTTTTGAGGCAAAATATCTGGGCAAAGAAAAAATCGGCAATACCTACACACATAAGGTAGAACTTACAAAAAACGTGAACAAAACACTTTATTACTTCGATACAAAAACCTACATGCTGATAAAAGAAATAAAGAATGATGAAACGTTGCAGTACAGCGATTACCGCAATGTTGGCGCGCTGATGATGCCCTTCCGTATAGAGGCTTCTTCGGCAAAGAAAGACAGCGATTATGTGATTACGCTTTATAAAATCGAGACCAATAAAGTTCTTCCACCCAATACATTCAAGTTTTAA
- a CDS encoding glycosyltransferase family 2 protein, whose product MNLSIIIPLLNEEDSLEELFSRIDQVCRFANLSYEVWFVDDGSIDLSWSIIENLKVQHPQIHGIKFSRNYGKSQALHAAFERAQGEVIITMDADLQDFPEEIPELYKMVKEEDYDIVSGWKKKRFDNVMTKNLPSKLFNAAARKVSGVYLHDFNCGLKAYKKQVVKSIDVYGDMHRYIPVLAANAGFRKITEKEVQHQARPYGTSKFGTERFVRGFLDLITLWFVSRFGGRPMHFFGAVGTLMFIIGFLSAFWLGLSKLIDVSRGIYGHLLTNNAWFFIALTMMILGTLLFIAGFLGEMIIRSNRTHKNYNIEEVI is encoded by the coding sequence ATGAATTTATCGATCATCATACCGCTGCTTAATGAAGAAGATTCGCTGGAGGAATTGTTTTCCAGGATAGATCAGGTGTGCCGTTTTGCCAACCTCAGCTATGAAGTTTGGTTCGTAGATGACGGCAGTATAGATCTTTCCTGGAGCATCATCGAAAACCTGAAAGTGCAGCATCCGCAGATTCATGGCATCAAATTCTCGCGTAATTACGGCAAATCGCAGGCTTTACATGCCGCTTTCGAGCGTGCGCAGGGCGAAGTCATCATCACTATGGACGCGGATTTGCAAGATTTTCCTGAGGAAATTCCTGAACTTTATAAAATGGTAAAAGAGGAGGATTACGACATCGTGTCTGGCTGGAAGAAAAAACGTTTCGATAACGTGATGACTAAAAATTTGCCATCCAAGCTCTTCAATGCCGCTGCGCGTAAGGTCTCCGGCGTATATCTGCACGACTTTAACTGTGGGCTGAAGGCGTATAAAAAGCAAGTCGTAAAATCTATTGATGTTTACGGCGATATGCACCGTTATATCCCGGTCCTTGCTGCCAATGCAGGTTTCAGGAAGATTACCGAGAAAGAGGTGCAGCATCAGGCAAGGCCTTATGGAACGTCAAAATTTGGGACCGAAAGATTCGTGCGCGGCTTCCTTGATCTCATTACACTTTGGTTTGTGAGCCGTTTCGGTGGCCGGCCGATGCATTTTTTCGGTGCTGTGGGGACGTTGATGTTCATCATAGGGTTTCTGTCGGCATTTTGGTTAGGACTTTCAAAACTGATAGATGTTTCCCGTGGTATCTATGGTCATCTGCTCACCAATAATGCCTGGTTTTTTATTGCTTTAACGATGATGATCCTCGGAACATTGCTCTTTATTGCCGGCTTTTTAGGAGAAATGATTATCCGCAGTAACCGTACCCACAAAAATTATAATATTGAAGAAGTGATTTAG
- a CDS encoding glutathione peroxidase: MKKIFIFLLAAAAFVQNCTNHKQEISQDKNTAMKSIHDFKVGSLDGNEIDFADFKGKKILIVNTASACGFTPQYADLEEISKKYSDKVAVVGFPANNFGNQESGTNEEIGAFCQKNYGVTFPMAAKVSVKGDDIAPVFKYLTDKDLNGVKNTTILWNFTKFLLDENGRLIDTFVSTTKPTDEAIVKYFR; this comes from the coding sequence ATGAAAAAGATATTCATATTCCTGCTGGCCGCCGCGGCTTTCGTACAAAACTGTACCAATCACAAACAGGAGATCTCACAGGATAAAAATACAGCCATGAAAAGCATCCACGATTTTAAAGTAGGAAGTCTGGACGGTAATGAAATTGATTTTGCAGACTTCAAAGGGAAAAAAATACTGATTGTAAACACAGCATCAGCGTGTGGATTCACGCCACAGTACGCCGATCTCGAAGAAATTTCAAAGAAATACAGCGATAAAGTAGCCGTTGTAGGTTTTCCGGCGAACAATTTCGGCAATCAGGAGTCGGGTACCAATGAGGAAATTGGTGCTTTCTGCCAAAAAAATTATGGTGTCACCTTTCCGATGGCCGCCAAGGTATCGGTGAAAGGCGATGACATAGCGCCTGTCTTTAAATATCTGACGGATAAAGACCTCAATGGCGTAAAGAACACGACTATTTTGTGGAACTTCACCAAATTTTTGCTTGATGAAAACGGGCGGCTTATCGATACGTTTGTAAGTACCACTAAACCCACCGATGAAGCGATTGTGAAATATTTCCGCTAA
- a CDS encoding LptF/LptG family permease encodes MIKKLDGYVIKTFFGPFIFIFSVLFFIFVVNIIWIQLAQFTGKGLSYWEILKLLAYLSVKVVQLVLPLTILLSSIMTFGDFGERYELAAMKAAGISLTRIMTPLFAVCFLFSFFLFLFSNNVIPDFQRKAKNMLYNIAATKPALNFAPGQFIQQIPGYSVKFDKISGESGENLDGVFIHKMANSYENQQSIVAEKGKFVPAENRNYLKLVLFNGHIYEDNIGNVDYNQRLKQPDQAIKFDTLVSHFNISDIINKALEAEQITDDYSFQHFLQLNSTIDKTKKENHNILSNLSNEVINHTNGYVGYIDRVKSPVPPKAPPAITSLKKEQKQELLYSAYSKIEGIKQLNAGKKSQVKDLHSYFSRVVMYQQRIFAYSVTCLIFFLIGASLGSIIRKGGLGLPVVIAIIIFIIFYVLNLSVENMAWAGEIDPYLASWLPNMVLFPFGVWLTYKALTDSQLFDIEKYKNFLKPVTKLFTKNKEHQRYR; translated from the coding sequence ATGATAAAAAAGCTTGACGGCTACGTCATCAAAACATTTTTCGGCCCCTTTATATTCATCTTCAGTGTGCTGTTCTTCATTTTTGTGGTGAACATCATTTGGATACAGTTGGCACAGTTCACCGGCAAGGGATTAAGCTACTGGGAAATCCTGAAGCTCCTCGCCTATCTTTCGGTTAAAGTGGTGCAGCTCGTGCTGCCGCTTACCATCCTGCTTTCTTCTATCATGACTTTCGGTGATTTTGGTGAACGATATGAGCTTGCGGCGATGAAGGCTGCCGGTATCTCGCTCACCCGAATAATGACACCATTATTCGCGGTGTGTTTTTTGTTTTCCTTCTTTCTCTTTCTGTTTTCTAACAACGTTATTCCAGATTTTCAGCGGAAAGCCAAAAACATGCTTTACAATATTGCTGCCACCAAACCTGCACTGAATTTCGCGCCTGGACAGTTTATTCAGCAAATCCCCGGATACAGTGTAAAATTCGATAAAATAAGTGGCGAAAGCGGTGAAAACCTGGATGGTGTCTTCATCCACAAAATGGCCAATTCCTACGAGAACCAACAATCGATTGTTGCTGAAAAAGGGAAATTCGTGCCTGCTGAAAACAGAAATTACCTTAAACTTGTTCTATTCAACGGACATATTTATGAAGATAATATCGGTAATGTAGATTACAACCAGCGGTTGAAACAACCCGACCAGGCCATAAAATTTGATACGCTGGTGTCGCATTTTAATATTTCTGATATCATCAACAAAGCCCTGGAAGCGGAACAGATTACCGATGATTACTCGTTTCAGCACTTTTTACAGTTGAATTCTACCATTGATAAAACAAAAAAGGAAAACCACAATATCCTCAGCAACCTCAGCAATGAAGTCATCAATCATACAAACGGCTATGTAGGCTATATCGACAGAGTGAAATCGCCTGTACCACCAAAGGCGCCGCCCGCCATCACTTCACTGAAAAAAGAACAGAAACAAGAACTGCTGTACAGCGCTTACAGTAAAATTGAAGGGATAAAGCAACTGAATGCGGGTAAAAAATCACAGGTAAAAGATTTGCACTCTTATTTTTCGCGTGTGGTAATGTACCAACAGCGGATCTTCGCGTATTCAGTAACGTGCCTGATATTCTTCCTCATAGGCGCCAGTCTTGGCTCCATCATCCGGAAGGGTGGTTTGGGATTGCCGGTAGTGATCGCGATCATCATCTTCATTATTTTCTACGTGCTGAATCTCTCCGTAGAGAACATGGCTTGGGCGGGCGAAATAGATCCTTATCTTGCCTCATGGCTGCCAAATATGGTACTGTTCCCGTTCGGTGTGTGGCTGACCTACAAAGCGCTGACAGATTCGCAACTGTTTGATATTGAGAAATATAAAAACTTTTTAAAGCCTGTAACGAAGTTATTCACAAAGAATAAAGAGCACCAGCGTTACCGTTGA
- a CDS encoding metal-dependent hydrolase produces MKIQYLGQNCFLLTYKGKNILTDPFYYHGKAESGFDILAQQIDYVLITHAHGDHTADVADVLQHYPEAQLIGQPEICGYFGHPHAVDLNIGGSTKIEDLEISMVSASHTSSFPDGTYGGEPSGYMFSFPEKNIYFAGDTGVMADMAIFPQLYGAIDLAILPVGGHYTMCAKNASFAASELLKTNKVIGCHFDTFAPIEINHETAKKHFEEKGVELILPKLGETFKF; encoded by the coding sequence ATGAAAATACAATATCTTGGGCAGAACTGCTTTCTGCTTACCTACAAGGGTAAAAACATCCTTACTGACCCATTCTACTACCATGGCAAAGCCGAATCTGGCTTTGATATACTTGCGCAACAGATTGATTATGTTTTGATTACCCACGCGCACGGGGATCACACAGCGGATGTTGCGGATGTGCTGCAGCATTATCCGGAAGCACAACTTATTGGTCAGCCAGAAATCTGTGGATATTTCGGTCACCCGCATGCGGTTGATCTAAATATAGGCGGTTCCACCAAAATAGAGGACCTTGAAATTTCGATGGTCTCTGCCAGTCATACCAGTTCGTTCCCCGACGGAACTTATGGCGGTGAACCCAGTGGTTATATGTTCAGTTTCCCTGAGAAAAACATCTATTTTGCAGGTGATACAGGCGTAATGGCAGATATGGCCATATTTCCACAACTTTATGGCGCGATAGACTTGGCTATTCTTCCCGTAGGTGGTCATTACACGATGTGCGCTAAAAATGCAAGTTTCGCGGCGTCTGAATTACTGAAAACAAATAAAGTGATTGGCTGCCATTTCGATACCTTCGCACCGATTGAGATTAACCATGAAACTGCAAAAAAGCATTTTGAAGAAAAAGGAGTGGAGTTGATATTACCTAAGTTGGGAGAAACCTTTAAATTTTAG
- the kdsB gene encoding 3-deoxy-manno-octulosonate cytidylyltransferase gives MKIIAVIPARYEASRFPGKLMQMLGDCTVIATTYDNVVQTRLFDEVFVATDSDIIFEEITKTGGKAVKTGPHETGSDRIAEAVQHIDCDIVVNVQGDEPFLKTEPLRQLISVFQDDESGRISLASLKIKIQEEEEVLNPNVVKVITDHEGFALYFSRSAIPYPREIGVATTYFRHIGVYAFRKNALLDFAKLPMRPLEISEKIECLRYLEYGMKIRMIETDFVGVGIDVPADLEKARELLDRTAQS, from the coding sequence ATGAAGATTATTGCTGTTATTCCGGCACGTTACGAGGCCAGCAGATTCCCGGGCAAACTCATGCAGATGCTTGGTGATTGTACCGTTATCGCCACTACTTATGATAATGTGGTACAAACCCGCCTGTTTGATGAAGTCTTTGTGGCCACGGATTCAGATATCATTTTTGAAGAAATTACCAAGACGGGCGGCAAAGCCGTGAAAACCGGTCCACATGAAACCGGCAGCGATCGCATCGCTGAGGCTGTACAGCACATTGATTGTGATATTGTGGTGAATGTACAGGGGGATGAACCTTTTCTGAAAACAGAGCCACTGCGTCAATTGATCTCAGTCTTTCAGGATGATGAGTCGGGAAGGATTTCGTTGGCTTCCCTTAAAATTAAAATTCAGGAAGAAGAAGAGGTATTAAACCCAAATGTGGTAAAAGTAATCACCGATCATGAAGGTTTTGCGCTTTATTTCAGTCGTTCTGCAATACCGTATCCGCGTGAAATTGGGGTCGCAACTACTTATTTCCGCCATATTGGCGTATATGCGTTTCGGAAGAATGCGTTGCTTGATTTTGCGAAATTGCCTATGCGGCCGCTGGAAATATCAGAAAAGATTGAATGTCTGCGCTATCTGGAGTATGGCATGAAGATCCGCATGATAGAAACAGATTTTGTAGGTGTAGGCATTGATGTGCCCGCGGATCTCGAGAAAGCCCGCGAACTTTTGGATCGCACTGCGCAATCTTAA
- a CDS encoding phospho-sugar mutase gives MTTLEKAQLWLSETFDQDTRTTIEHWIKTNSEDLEDSFYRELEFGTGGMRGIMGVGTNRLNKYTLGQATQGLANYLHTQFPGEEIKVAIAYDVRNNSKEFGKMCADVLTANGIKVLLFKEHRPTPELSFTVRDKKCNAGIVLTASHNPPEYNGYKVYWNDGAQIVPPHDDAIIREVYSVKFEDIKFEGNDNLIEWIGEEQDAVYIDACMENSLYQKDKIGYNNLNIVFTSIHGTTYKTIPQALKKAGFTKVDFVTEQMIPSGNFPTVASPNPEEPAALEMALDLARITNGDIVIGTDPDGDRLGIAVRNLQGEMQLLNGNQTNTILTYYILDQWQKAGKITGKEFIGSTIVTSDIFFDIAKKFGVDCKVGLTGFKWIGKMIREHEGTEKFVCGGEESFGFMTGDFVRDKDSCGSILLACEIAAWCKANGKTMYQYMIEIYKDLGMYYEGLINVVKKGRSGAEEIQQMMKNFRENPPAVIAGSKIAEVKDFLEQTSLHLPENRKSVMDEIPKSNVLIYYTEDGTKVCVRPSGTEPKIKFYVSVKDNITSEQEFSEKLLILEEKISQVKADLKL, from the coding sequence ATGACAACCTTAGAAAAAGCACAGCTTTGGCTTAGCGAAACCTTCGATCAGGACACCAGAACGACCATTGAACATTGGATTAAAACCAACTCTGAAGATCTGGAAGATTCCTTTTACCGCGAACTGGAGTTCGGTACCGGCGGTATGCGCGGCATTATGGGCGTGGGCACCAACCGTCTTAACAAATATACCCTTGGCCAGGCCACACAAGGTCTTGCGAACTATCTACATACCCAGTTCCCCGGCGAGGAAATAAAAGTGGCAATCGCTTATGACGTCCGCAACAACTCAAAAGAATTCGGTAAAATGTGTGCCGATGTGCTTACGGCCAATGGCATCAAAGTTTTGCTTTTCAAGGAACACCGCCCGACACCCGAATTATCGTTTACCGTTCGCGATAAAAAATGTAACGCTGGGATCGTACTCACAGCTTCCCACAACCCACCGGAGTATAACGGCTATAAAGTATATTGGAATGACGGGGCGCAGATTGTACCCCCACATGATGATGCCATTATACGCGAGGTATATTCTGTAAAGTTTGAAGACATTAAATTTGAAGGGAATGATAATTTAATTGAATGGATTGGCGAAGAACAGGATGCGGTGTACATTGATGCTTGTATGGAAAATTCGCTGTATCAGAAGGATAAGATAGGTTATAATAATTTGAATATCGTATTCACCTCTATTCACGGCACTACCTATAAAACCATTCCGCAGGCATTGAAAAAGGCAGGTTTTACGAAAGTTGATTTTGTAACCGAGCAAATGATCCCAAGCGGTAATTTCCCGACCGTCGCTTCCCCGAATCCGGAAGAACCTGCAGCACTTGAAATGGCGCTTGACCTGGCCAGGATTACCAACGGCGACATCGTCATCGGTACCGATCCCGATGGTGACCGATTAGGTATTGCGGTAAGAAACCTACAGGGCGAAATGCAGTTGCTGAACGGTAACCAAACCAACACCATTTTAACATATTACATCCTCGACCAGTGGCAAAAAGCCGGTAAAATTACAGGTAAAGAGTTCATTGGCTCTACCATCGTAACATCAGATATTTTCTTTGATATTGCTAAAAAATTCGGTGTTGACTGTAAAGTTGGGCTCACCGGCTTCAAATGGATCGGAAAAATGATCCGCGAGCACGAGGGCACTGAAAAATTCGTGTGTGGAGGCGAAGAAAGTTTCGGCTTTATGACCGGGGATTTCGTGCGAGATAAGGATTCTTGCGGCTCTATTCTTCTGGCATGTGAAATTGCCGCCTGGTGTAAAGCCAACGGTAAGACGATGTACCAATATATGATTGAGATCTACAAAGACCTCGGCATGTATTATGAAGGCCTCATCAATGTAGTGAAGAAGGGCAGAAGCGGCGCAGAGGAAATTCAGCAGATGATGAAGAACTTCCGCGAGAATCCACCGGCGGTCATCGCAGGCTCCAAAATCGCTGAAGTGAAAGACTTCCTAGAGCAGACTTCCCTGCATCTACCCGAAAACCGAAAGTCTGTGATGGATGAGATCCCGAAATCCAACGTTTTGATCTATTACACCGAAGATGGCACCAAAGTTTGCGTACGGCCATCTGGTACAGAGCCGAAGATAAAATTCTACGTTTCGGTAAAAGATAATATTACCTCGGAACAGGAGTTCAGTGAGAAACTCTTGATACTTGAAGAAAAAATCAGTCAGGTAAAGGCCGACCTAAAACTTTAA
- a CDS encoding pyridoxal phosphate-dependent aminotransferase, whose product MKASKLAQHLIGSEIIKIGNQVNDMKAQGAEIANLTIGDLDADIYPIPKILKEEIQKAYDNNLTNYPPANGLKPLREAVSADLQQRYGLTYSSEEILVAGGSRPLIYATFKTIVDAGDKVIYPVPSWNNNHYTYLTDAVKIEVETSQANNFLPTAEELKPHLPDAVLLALCSPLNPTGTMFSKEQLSEICELVLEENSRRTEGQKPLYLMYDQIYAMLTFGEEHYNPVSLFQEMKKYTIFIDGTSKCFAATGIRVGWSFGPKEIMDHMKSLLGHIGAWAPKPEQSAVAKFLNDPRQVDAFVEDYKNKIAASLQVLHTGIQDMSSRGMTVNSIKPMGALYLTIELDYLGKIKPNGEVIADSSDLVFYLIEEAGVALVPFSAFGNSRNMPWFRASVGGLSAEAITEMLPRLEKSLLNLK is encoded by the coding sequence ATGAAAGCATCAAAATTAGCCCAGCACCTTATCGGTTCCGAAATTATTAAAATTGGCAACCAGGTCAACGACATGAAAGCCCAGGGCGCGGAAATCGCGAACCTTACGATTGGTGATTTAGACGCTGATATCTATCCCATCCCGAAGATTTTAAAAGAAGAGATACAGAAAGCGTACGATAACAATCTTACGAACTATCCCCCGGCTAACGGGTTGAAGCCGCTTCGTGAAGCAGTTTCGGCTGATCTTCAGCAGCGGTATGGTCTTACTTATTCATCCGAGGAGATTTTGGTAGCCGGTGGCTCGCGACCTTTGATCTATGCTACTTTCAAAACTATTGTTGACGCAGGCGACAAGGTGATATACCCAGTCCCATCGTGGAATAACAATCACTACACCTACTTAACCGACGCGGTGAAAATAGAAGTAGAGACCAGCCAGGCCAATAATTTTCTGCCTACTGCTGAAGAACTGAAACCACATCTGCCAGATGCTGTATTGCTGGCGCTCTGCTCACCATTGAATCCTACAGGGACCATGTTTTCTAAGGAACAGCTAAGTGAAATCTGCGAACTCGTGCTCGAAGAGAATAGCCGCCGTACCGAAGGTCAAAAACCGCTTTACTTGATGTATGACCAAATTTATGCGATGCTAACGTTTGGGGAAGAACATTACAATCCGGTGTCGCTGTTTCAGGAGATGAAGAAATATACCATCTTTATTGACGGAACTTCCAAATGCTTCGCCGCCACAGGAATCCGCGTGGGATGGAGTTTCGGTCCGAAAGAAATCATGGATCATATGAAGTCATTGTTAGGGCACATCGGTGCCTGGGCGCCAAAACCGGAACAGTCTGCCGTAGCAAAGTTCCTTAATGATCCAAGACAGGTAGATGCTTTTGTAGAGGACTATAAAAACAAAATCGCAGCCAGCCTGCAAGTACTGCACACTGGTATTCAGGATATGAGCTCCCGCGGAATGACTGTCAACAGCATCAAACCGATGGGTGCGCTGTACCTCACCATCGAACTGGACTATTTAGGTAAAATAAAACCAAACGGTGAGGTAATCGCGGATTCATCCGATTTGGTCTTCTACCTCATTGAAGAGGCAGGGGTTGCATTGGTACCGTTTTCCGCCTTTGGTAATTCGCGTAACATGCCTTGGTTCCGGGCTTCGGTGGGCGGTCTGTCTGCGGAAGCGATTACTGAAATGTTACCACGCCTTGAAAAGTCACTTTTAAACCTCAAATAA
- a CDS encoding DUF4199 domain-containing protein, with the protein MVKSVYGVGFLLFVATMVIFFAMYFFGMNTEYFNNSLLINAFLLPAVYLAGAYYSVHIEKKKGFPMGFREVFGRAFKPMFFGGLLSVLAMFLFLNFADPAAKDLLNYQYIERQKTELNKEYVKAKTGLADKEAQAELERKYQERLQSFSPEMIKGKDMFTLRQFFYYFAAILVFYVILSVFFGSFFRNKPTV; encoded by the coding sequence ATGGTAAAAAGTGTATATGGTGTTGGTTTTCTGCTGTTTGTAGCCACGATGGTAATTTTCTTTGCCATGTATTTTTTCGGGATGAATACCGAATATTTCAACAATTCTTTGCTTATCAATGCATTTTTATTGCCTGCGGTGTATTTGGCAGGGGCGTATTATTCGGTGCATATAGAAAAGAAAAAAGGCTTTCCCATGGGTTTTCGCGAGGTGTTCGGGCGGGCATTCAAACCGATGTTTTTCGGTGGGCTGCTTTCGGTGCTCGCGATGTTTTTATTTCTGAATTTTGCAGATCCTGCCGCTAAGGATTTACTTAATTATCAATACATTGAAAGACAGAAGACCGAGCTTAACAAGGAATATGTAAAAGCCAAAACCGGCCTTGCGGATAAAGAGGCACAGGCTGAGCTGGAGCGTAAATATCAGGAAAGGCTGCAAAGTTTTTCCCCGGAAATGATCAAAGGGAAAGATATGTTTACCCTCCGCCAGTTTTTCTATTACTTTGCCGCGATTTTGGTTTTCTATGTGATCCTCTCGGTGTTTTTTGGCAGTTTTTTCCGTAATAAACCTACTGTATAA